In Bacteroidota bacterium, a single genomic region encodes these proteins:
- the ald gene encoding alanine dehydrogenase, translating to MIIGVPKEIKNNENRVGLTPAGVSAFVKAGHPVFVQATAGNGSGFSDADYAAAGATVLPTIADVYAKAEMIVKVKEPIEQEYPLIKEGQLLFTYFHFASYEPLTHAMIERKATCLAYETVEKKDRSLPLLVPMSEVAGRMSIQEGAKYLEKPMGGRGILLGGVPGVKPAQVLVLGGGIVGTQAAKMAAGMAADVTIMDISIPRLRELDDILPANVKTVFSNEYNIREAIKTADLIVGAVLIPGAKAPHLITRDMLKEMRPGTVLVDVAVDQGGCIETCKPTTHENPTYEIDGIIHYCVANMPGAVPYTSTLALTNATLPYALQLANKGWKKACVDNEELRLGLNVVDGKVVYKGVSDAFGLPYHEVSSVL from the coding sequence ATGATAATTGGAGTTCCAAAGGAAATTAAGAACAACGAAAACCGTGTAGGATTAACCCCTGCAGGTGTTAGTGCATTTGTTAAAGCCGGTCACCCGGTTTTTGTTCAGGCTACTGCTGGTAACGGTAGTGGTTTTTCAGATGCTGATTATGCAGCTGCAGGCGCAACAGTATTACCTACTATTGCCGATGTATATGCAAAAGCAGAAATGATTGTTAAAGTAAAAGAACCAATTGAACAAGAGTATCCTTTAATTAAAGAAGGTCAATTATTGTTTACTTATTTCCACTTTGCAAGTTATGAGCCATTAACGCACGCTATGATTGAGCGTAAAGCTACTTGTTTAGCTTACGAAACAGTAGAGAAAAAAGACCGTTCTTTACCTTTATTAGTGCCAATGAGCGAAGTTGCCGGACGTATGAGTATACAAGAAGGTGCTAAATATTTAGAAAAACCAATGGGCGGACGCGGCATTTTATTAGGAGGCGTACCAGGTGTTAAACCAGCTCAAGTATTGGTATTAGGTGGTGGTATAGTAGGAACACAAGCGGCTAAAATGGCTGCAGGTATGGCTGCTGATGTTACCATTATGGATATTTCAATTCCTCGTTTACGCGAGTTAGACGACATTTTACCTGCAAACGTAAAAACAGTATTCAGTAACGAGTACAATATACGCGAAGCTATTAAAACTGCTGATTTAATAGTTGGTGCGGTGTTAATTCCGGGTGCTAAAGCGCCTCATTTAATTACCCGCGATATGTTAAAAGAAATGCGTCCGGGTACTGTTTTGGTTGACGTAGCAGTAGATCAAGGTGGATGTATTGAAACCTGTAAGCCAACAACCCACGAGAACCCGACTTACGAAATTGACGGAATTATTCACTACTGCGTAGCTAATATGCCGGGTGCCGTTCCTTATACATCAACTTTAGCATTAACCAACGCTACTTTACCTTATGCTTTACAATTAGCTAACAAAGGTTGGAAAAAAGCTTGTGTTGATAACGAAGAATTACGTTTAGGTTTAAATGTAGTAGATGGAAAAGTAGTTTACAAAGGTGTTTCTGATGCTTTTGGATTACCATACCATGAAGTAAGTTCAGTATTGTAA
- a CDS encoding OmpA family protein produces MKTVQNNLFMPLKKLILIVLTCLPAYFVFAQQGIPPYQFELDNANKAFNAKKYNTAANLFKKVYPKIKVDTLKQNVLFMIAESYRLSNNYNQAIKWFEDAINSKYPDPSILYSYGNLLKYFERYDDANRTFYDYLFEVPDDKKAQVAFQSCAIAQQWKANPQKFNITPIKEINTEFSDYAPFYSNGKLFWSSSRKESQGSLIFEWTGQKMCDIFEVDYNNSVSTKPNNVNGKVNSNYNDGASCTDTTGNTMYFTQCNGIDGKGINCKIYVSYKQNGLWSQPTLLPFNSDSFSCGHPSISADGKKLYFASDMPNGFGEKDIYVSQFDEVKAVWLTPKNLGPQINTIEDDMFPYISEDNELYYSTKGKIGLGGLDIFKTTDSSTTYKTPVNLQYPINSGGDDFGISFIPKWQQKPEKPIAFYSSNRINGMGDDDIYTISIKPFVFLVKGKVFDRESSTLLSKANVTLTSEKGSNIFTIATNDKGEFTGEIPLNAIQQLLVTKASYFASTPIDISSLGLQKDSLLELTIYLDPIPAPEVDFTLQGILYDVDKYDLRPESKVILDSLAIILRNNPSITIEIGSHTDSRAPADYNLELSKKRAQSCVNYLLAKGIAKDRLVAVGYGETKLVNDCADDVDCTEEQHQQNRRTTFRVLKTDYKK; encoded by the coding sequence TTGAAAACAGTACAGAATAATTTATTCATGCCACTAAAAAAACTCATATTAATTGTATTAACCTGCTTACCTGCTTACTTTGTTTTTGCACAACAAGGAATACCCCCATATCAGTTTGAACTTGATAATGCGAACAAGGCTTTCAATGCAAAAAAATACAATACTGCAGCCAATTTATTTAAAAAAGTATACCCCAAAATTAAAGTAGATACTTTGAAGCAAAATGTACTTTTTATGATTGCGGAAAGCTACCGGTTAAGCAATAATTATAACCAGGCTATCAAATGGTTTGAAGATGCAATCAACTCAAAATATCCGGACCCAAGCATTTTATACAGCTATGGTAATTTACTAAAATACTTTGAGCGTTACGATGATGCCAACAGAACTTTTTACGATTATTTATTTGAAGTACCTGATGATAAAAAAGCGCAGGTAGCATTTCAGTCGTGTGCTATTGCGCAACAATGGAAAGCCAATCCTCAAAAATTTAATATTACCCCGATTAAAGAGATAAACACAGAGTTTAGCGATTACGCTCCTTTTTATAGCAATGGAAAATTGTTTTGGAGTTCAAGTAGAAAAGAAAGCCAAGGCTCGCTTATTTTTGAATGGACAGGGCAAAAAATGTGTGACATTTTTGAAGTAGATTATAACAACAGCGTTAGTACCAAACCCAACAATGTAAACGGAAAAGTTAACAGTAACTATAACGATGGCGCTTCATGTACCGATACAACAGGTAATACCATGTATTTTACACAGTGTAACGGTATAGATGGAAAAGGAATAAACTGCAAAATATATGTTAGCTATAAACAAAATGGATTATGGAGTCAACCCACTTTATTGCCATTTAATTCTGATAGTTTTAGCTGCGGGCACCCAAGCATAAGTGCTGATGGCAAGAAGCTTTATTTTGCCAGCGATATGCCCAACGGCTTTGGAGAAAAAGATATTTATGTAAGCCAGTTTGATGAAGTAAAAGCCGTTTGGTTAACACCCAAAAACTTAGGCCCGCAAATTAACACCATAGAAGATGATATGTTTCCTTACATCAGTGAGGATAATGAACTCTATTATTCAACTAAAGGCAAAATTGGATTAGGTGGCTTAGATATTTTTAAAACCACAGATTCATCAACCACCTACAAAACACCCGTTAACTTACAATATCCCATTAACAGCGGTGGTGATGATTTTGGTATCAGCTTTATTCCAAAATGGCAACAAAAACCTGAAAAGCCTATTGCTTTTTATAGCTCTAACAGAATAAACGGAATGGGCGATGATGATATATACACCATCAGCATTAAACCATTTGTATTTTTAGTAAAAGGAAAAGTTTTTGATAGGGAAAGCAGCACTTTATTAAGCAAAGCCAATGTAACCCTAACCAGCGAAAAAGGAAGCAATATTTTCACTATTGCAACCAACGATAAAGGCGAATTTACAGGCGAAATACCACTCAATGCTATACAACAATTATTGGTTACCAAAGCAAGTTATTTTGCCAGCACACCTATTGATATTTCAAGCTTGGGTTTACAAAAAGATTCATTATTGGAACTAACTATTTATTTAGATCCCATTCCTGCGCCCGAAGTTGATTTTACCTTACAAGGCATTTTGTACGATGTAGATAAATACGATTTGCGTCCTGAATCAAAAGTAATACTAGATTCATTGGCCATTATTCTAAGAAATAATCCGAGCATAACCATAGAAATCGGCTCACATACGGATAGTCGTGCCCCGGCAGATTACAACTTAGAACTATCTAAGAAAAGAGCACAAAGCTGTGTAAACTATTTACTGGCAAAAGGTATAGCTAAAGACAGACTAGTAGCTGTTGGATATGGAGAAACAAAACTGGTAAATGACTGTGCTGACGATGTAGATTGTACAGAAGAGCAACACCAACAAAACAGACGAACAACTTTCAGGGTTTTAAAAACCGACTACAAAAAATAA
- a CDS encoding chloride channel protein yields MVGFSKIKQLVRWLQVKLTKKQFIILSSVLVGLSAGSAAIVLKTFVHYIFIAASLNEKFGIPYLYLFLPLVGILLTVLIVKKVLKSKLDKGISPIHYAIAHKSSIIPREQMYAQIITSSLTVGFGGSAGLEAPIVVTGAAFGSNYSKAYKLNYKDRTLLLGCGVAAGIAAAFNAPIAGVLFALEVLLLDVSISAFTPLIISAATGTLIAKIVLEDDILLSFQLQQAFNYYNVPFYILLGIFAGLVSVYHSRTFMKVEGIFSKSKNKIWLNAIFGGLLLAALIFVFPSLFGEGYKSIKILSLQDAKSLLDGSVLTIYRDKEWFVLLFVGVLIFIKSIATALTLGSGGNGGNFAPSLFVGAYVGFFFSRLVNLLGITTLPISNFTIVGMAGILSGIYHAPLTAIFLIAEITGGYTLMIPLMIVSSISYAISKHFEPYSMDTKKLANSGQMFTNDKDKNILTTIKIANLIEDNFQSVLPTDSLGDLVKIISQSKRNLFPVIDTNNKLIGIITLDDIREIMFNTDMHSKISVGDLMVVPAAIIDSYETMESVMKKFDETGAWNLPVTTNGVYTGFISKSSVFSSYRTKLITTTIE; encoded by the coding sequence ATGGTTGGATTTAGCAAAATAAAACAATTGGTGCGGTGGCTACAAGTTAAGCTTACCAAAAAGCAGTTTATTATATTGTCGAGCGTGTTGGTTGGTTTGTCTGCCGGGTCAGCAGCCATTGTTTTAAAAACATTTGTACATTATATTTTTATTGCTGCCAGCTTAAACGAAAAATTTGGTATTCCTTATTTGTACTTGTTTTTGCCTTTAGTCGGTATTTTATTGACTGTTTTGATAGTAAAAAAAGTACTGAAATCAAAATTAGATAAAGGCATTTCACCTATTCATTATGCCATTGCCCATAAATCAAGCATCATACCTCGAGAGCAAATGTATGCTCAGATAATAACCAGTTCCTTAACGGTTGGCTTTGGAGGGTCGGCAGGATTAGAGGCGCCTATTGTTGTTACAGGGGCGGCATTTGGCTCTAACTATTCAAAAGCTTATAAATTAAATTATAAAGATAGAACTCTTTTATTGGGATGTGGCGTAGCGGCCGGAATTGCAGCAGCTTTTAATGCACCAATAGCCGGAGTTTTATTTGCATTGGAAGTTTTATTATTAGATGTTAGTATTTCAGCATTTACTCCTTTAATTATTTCAGCCGCAACAGGCACTTTAATTGCTAAAATTGTGTTGGAAGATGATATTTTATTATCGTTTCAATTACAGCAGGCATTTAATTATTATAATGTACCTTTTTATATTCTACTGGGCATATTTGCAGGGCTTGTATCGGTCTATCATTCCCGAACATTTATGAAAGTGGAAGGCATTTTTAGTAAGTCGAAGAATAAAATATGGCTGAATGCCATTTTTGGAGGCTTATTGTTAGCGGCACTAATTTTTGTTTTCCCCAGTTTATTTGGCGAAGGATATAAAAGTATAAAAATACTCTCTTTACAAGATGCAAAATCGTTATTAGATGGAAGTGTACTAACTATATACCGAGATAAGGAATGGTTTGTATTGTTGTTTGTTGGTGTATTGATTTTTATTAAATCGATAGCTACGGCTTTAACATTGGGTAGTGGAGGTAATGGAGGAAATTTTGCACCATCGTTATTTGTGGGTGCTTATGTAGGTTTTTTCTTTTCGCGTTTAGTTAATTTATTAGGTATTACTACGCTACCTATCAGTAACTTTACCATTGTTGGAATGGCGGGTATTTTAAGTGGCATATACCACGCGCCTTTAACAGCTATATTTTTAATTGCAGAAATAACGGGTGGTTATACCTTAATGATTCCGCTCATGATTGTATCATCTATTAGTTATGCTATATCAAAACATTTTGAACCGTACTCTATGGATACGAAGAAGCTTGCCAATAGTGGGCAGATGTTTACCAACGATAAGGATAAAAATATTTTAACCACCATAAAAATAGCGAACCTGATTGAAGACAATTTTCAATCAGTATTACCTACCGATTCGTTAGGCGATTTGGTGAAAATTATATCGCAATCAAAACGTAATTTGTTTCCCGTAATTGATACCAACAATAAACTAATAGGTATAATAACCTTAGATGATATTCGGGAAATAATGTTTAATACAGACATGCATTCAAAAATAAGCGTTGGCGATTTAATGGTTGTGCCGGCTGCCATTATTGACAGTTATGAAACAATGGAATCAGTTATGAAAAAATTTGATGAAACTGGAGCATGGAATTTACCGGTAACTACAAATGGGGTTTATACCGGATTTATTTCCAAATCAAGTGTCTTTTCGAGCTATAGAACAAAATTAATAACAACTACAATAGAATAA
- the prmA gene encoding 50S ribosomal protein L11 methyltransferase, with product MGNYKVFDVTCTAELKDIIIAELGDINFEGFVEKENGFEAYIDEALFSNEDFIAVLNKYSIGDTDYSENNIPQQNWNAQWESSFEPVIISNQLIIKAPFHVIEEMYSYQIIIQPKTSFGTGHHETTQSIMELMLQMDFKDKSVFDYGCGTGVLSILASKLEADYIFANDIDDWAFENVGENAQYNNITNIEYMKGDLSVVPDKQFDIILANINKNILLKSFEQLSKHCKENGIVMISGFFETDLNDLLAVSEKYNLILQKTTVCNGWCAAVLQKKSS from the coding sequence ATGGGTAATTATAAAGTGTTTGACGTAACGTGTACTGCTGAGTTAAAGGATATAATAATAGCCGAGTTAGGCGATATAAATTTTGAAGGATTTGTAGAAAAAGAGAACGGCTTTGAAGCCTATATTGATGAAGCGTTATTTAGCAATGAGGACTTTATTGCGGTTTTAAATAAGTATAGTATTGGTGATACTGATTATTCAGAAAATAATATACCTCAACAAAACTGGAATGCACAATGGGAAAGCAGTTTTGAACCGGTTATTATCAGCAACCAATTAATTATTAAGGCTCCATTCCATGTTATTGAAGAAATGTATTCCTATCAAATAATCATTCAACCTAAAACGTCATTTGGTACAGGCCACCATGAAACAACGCAAAGTATTATGGAGCTGATGTTGCAAATGGATTTTAAAGACAAATCGGTTTTTGATTATGGTTGCGGCACAGGCGTACTATCTATTTTAGCCAGCAAGCTAGAGGCTGATTATATTTTTGCAAACGATATTGATGACTGGGCTTTTGAAAACGTAGGTGAAAATGCACAGTATAATAACATAACAAATATTGAATATATGAAAGGCGATTTAAGTGTAGTGCCTGATAAGCAGTTTGATATAATTTTAGCCAATATTAATAAAAACATTTTATTGAAAAGCTTTGAGCAGCTTAGTAAGCATTGTAAGGAAAACGGAATAGTAATGATAAGTGGTTTTTTTGAAACCGATTTGAATGACTTATTAGCGGTTAGTGAAAAGTATAATTTGATATTGCAAAAAACTACTGTTTGTAATGGTTGGTGTGCAGCCGTATTACAAAAAAAGAGTAGTTAA
- a CDS encoding helix-hairpin-helix domain-containing protein, with the protein MIAQKQKNEVIAIVIEKLIENDESKIDYTDLQAQLEYYFDNKINLNQTNEYELQQLIFLKHSEIIALLNHRKLYGDFESIYELQAVANLSDENLQLLKYFCFVNENNKQLKLSELSQLGKTEIILQTDRDIEERLGFKTALLKAQNRQYYLGSPYRTVLRFKQQIGKRITIGYTGEKDAGEQFFQGNQKSGYDFNSGFIQVRNVGHFTQIILGDYQANFGQGLTFGSGLSARKSAFVLNTTRNFQVIRPYRSINEFEFLRGLSCVYEYKNWQVVPFISFKAINTNFTNADTSYNSFDGFTSFNLTGLHRTNNEIADKDNVNQTIIGLHVQKTYKQLQIGLTTVKTNYSAPLLKGDDLYQKYNFAGNELLNLGADYRLNIANTLLLGEVSISDNNALATTHTLLVPVDAKLDLCFLYRNFSRAYQTTFNNPFAENNDGRNEGGFYTGLSFKPRKSITFNAYIDFYKSSWLRYQVDAPSKGYDILTEWQYTPNKPTSMYIRYRYENKEHNKLNNNNDLNDVLAAQEKQQLRFHVNYKISLLMESESRIEFSMFNTANVNQSNGFLIFQGLKYKFCKNKMSVNARLSQFSIDNYYARIYAYEDNVPYTFSVPLYQNSGTRFYIVYKYQIVKNIKLFLRYAQTKYSNVNSIGSGLEQIDGNTQSDIITQLQIAF; encoded by the coding sequence TTGATAGCGCAAAAACAAAAAAATGAAGTGATTGCTATAGTCATTGAAAAGCTGATTGAAAACGATGAATCAAAAATTGATTATACCGATTTACAAGCTCAGCTTGAATATTATTTTGACAACAAAATAAACCTAAACCAAACAAACGAGTACGAGCTGCAACAACTTATATTTTTAAAGCACAGCGAAATTATTGCACTATTAAATCACCGTAAATTGTATGGCGATTTTGAAAGCATATATGAGTTGCAAGCGGTGGCTAACTTAAGCGATGAAAACTTACAGTTGTTAAAATATTTTTGCTTTGTAAATGAAAACAACAAACAGTTAAAACTAAGCGAGCTTTCGCAACTTGGCAAAACAGAAATTATATTACAAACGGATAGAGATATTGAGGAAAGGTTAGGTTTCAAAACAGCCTTGCTAAAAGCCCAAAACAGGCAATACTATTTAGGTTCTCCTTACCGAACTGTGTTAAGGTTTAAACAACAAATTGGCAAACGAATTACCATTGGTTATACTGGCGAAAAAGATGCGGGTGAGCAGTTTTTTCAGGGAAATCAAAAATCAGGTTACGACTTTAATTCAGGATTTATACAAGTTCGGAACGTTGGCCATTTCACCCAAATTATATTAGGCGATTATCAGGCTAATTTTGGACAAGGTTTAACTTTTGGAAGTGGCTTATCGGCAAGGAAATCGGCTTTTGTATTAAACACTACACGAAACTTTCAGGTAATAAGGCCATATAGAAGTATTAATGAATTTGAATTTTTACGCGGATTATCATGTGTATATGAATACAAAAACTGGCAAGTGGTTCCTTTTATTTCCTTCAAAGCTATCAATACTAATTTTACAAATGCCGATACTTCGTATAATTCATTTGACGGATTTACCAGTTTTAATTTAACAGGATTACATAGAACCAACAATGAAATAGCAGATAAAGACAATGTAAACCAAACTATAATTGGTTTGCATGTACAAAAAACATATAAGCAATTACAAATTGGTTTAACTACAGTAAAAACAAACTACAGTGCTCCTTTACTAAAAGGTGATGACTTATACCAAAAATATAATTTTGCAGGAAATGAATTACTCAACCTAGGTGCTGACTACAGATTAAATATAGCGAACACATTATTACTGGGTGAGGTTTCCATAAGTGATAATAATGCTTTGGCCACTACTCATACTTTACTGGTACCGGTTGATGCAAAATTAGATTTATGTTTTCTTTACCGAAACTTTAGCCGTGCTTACCAAACAACTTTTAACAACCCTTTTGCTGAGAACAATGATGGTAGAAATGAAGGAGGATTTTATACAGGGCTTTCATTTAAACCACGCAAAAGCATTACATTTAATGCCTATATTGATTTTTATAAATCAAGTTGGTTACGCTATCAGGTTGACGCACCTAGTAAAGGTTATGATATATTAACGGAATGGCAATACACACCTAACAAGCCAACAAGTATGTACATCAGGTATAGGTATGAAAACAAAGAGCATAACAAGTTAAATAACAACAACGATTTAAACGATGTGTTAGCGGCCCAAGAAAAGCAACAATTGCGTTTTCATGTCAATTACAAAATCAGCTTATTGATGGAATCGGAAAGCCGTATTGAATTCAGTATGTTCAATACAGCCAACGTAAACCAAAGTAATGGTTTCCTCATTTTTCAAGGTTTAAAGTATAAGTTTTGTAAAAATAAAATGTCTGTCAATGCACGACTCAGTCAATTTAGCATTGATAATTATTATGCAAGAATTTATGCTTATGAAGACAATGTACCTTATACCTTTAGTGTGCCATTGTATCAAAATAGTGGTACTCGCTTTTACATTGTATACAAATACCAAATAGTAAAAAACATAAAACTGTTTTTACGTTACGCCCAAACCAAATACAGTAATGTAAATAGCATTGGAAGTGGCTTAGAACAAATTGACGGTAACACGCAAAGTGATATAATTACTCAGCTACAAATAGCCTTTTAA
- a CDS encoding gliding motility-associated C-terminal domain-containing protein, whose product MFNRYLYIFLFASLYLVVQTPTWGQNNILPDNTNSKISFIENKGQWDSDIKFKFKSASLDILLHQNTISYYILDPIQIAKLNSHPHKTEVSSNSVTGHFINLIFRNANKTLNPIANGEANHFYYNYFIGKNPAKWRSKVQSFQKIIYPDLYANIDLAISSESNTKLKFDWILKPNANINDIELEYKGSTDYKIEYGELFIYHSLGFIKEKQPFAYQFINGKKVIVDVKYVLKNNCIHFEAAEYNKQFNLIIDPDLIFSTYSGSTEDNFGFTATYDSQGNLYAGGITSGGGTGQYPVTPGAYQLTFSGGTSEEPIGLPSDITISKYRSDGKELLYATYLGGQLNEAPHSLIVDNNDNLVIMGTTKSDDYPVSAKAYNSIHQGKSDIIVTKLSKNGDSLLASTYIGGSENDGLNSKGTALHKFYADDFRGDVIVDKEHNIIVGSCSRSTDFPITTNSFGGSVIPNFLKGVVFKLDSDCSKLLFSSAFQGFSHNAVHSVDLNTNGDIFIAGGTTEDMSITTAKNAYNGGIADGFFAKIKKDGTQILNARYFGTEKYDQIFGLELDLDENIYIVGHTDGVLSTVGNVYFTPNGKQFIAKISNDFSNINFLSKFGSDRNTIDLTINAFLLDDCGRLYMSGWGGVNDVGNTNGLPVTSDAYKKNTDNRDFYIIVLGLNAQKLLYATFFGGDLTGDHVDGGTSRFDKKGYIYQSVCASCPDVGGTISDFPTSSDAVFKTNVSPRCSNAAFKMQFSFKQVQIGFTIDTCAASIKFNCLTENVFSYFWQFPNGETSTEQNPILPIDKVNNKDISLTINRLTSCADSTKITVAYTEDIKKVKTANAFTPNNDGLNDYFLLDGLTAPCDEAEVTIYNRWGQEMYKSSSANFKWDGKDSNGTNATDGVYFYIASFKKLNNTKKELHGTVTLLR is encoded by the coding sequence GTGTTTAATAGGTATTTATACATATTTTTATTTGCTAGCCTTTACCTTGTAGTACAAACTCCAACTTGGGGTCAAAATAATATATTACCTGACAATACGAATAGTAAAATTAGCTTTATAGAAAATAAAGGTCAGTGGGATAGTGATATAAAGTTCAAATTCAAAAGTGCCAGTTTAGATATTTTACTCCACCAAAATACTATTTCCTATTATATACTAGACCCCATTCAAATAGCCAAACTTAACAGCCATCCACACAAAACAGAAGTTAGTAGCAATTCTGTTACTGGACACTTTATTAATTTAATATTTCGCAACGCAAACAAAACACTCAACCCCATAGCCAATGGTGAGGCTAACCATTTTTATTACAATTATTTCATTGGTAAAAATCCTGCAAAATGGCGCTCAAAGGTTCAATCGTTTCAAAAAATAATTTACCCTGATTTATACGCAAACATTGATTTAGCCATTAGCAGTGAATCAAATACCAAGCTTAAATTTGACTGGATACTAAAACCAAATGCCAACATTAACGATATTGAACTGGAGTACAAAGGTTCAACTGATTATAAAATTGAATATGGTGAATTATTTATTTACCATAGCTTAGGCTTTATTAAAGAAAAGCAGCCTTTTGCTTACCAGTTTATTAATGGTAAAAAAGTAATAGTTGATGTAAAATACGTTCTAAAAAATAATTGCATTCATTTTGAAGCAGCTGAATACAACAAGCAGTTTAACCTGATTATTGACCCTGATTTAATTTTTAGCACTTATAGCGGCTCTACAGAAGACAATTTTGGTTTTACTGCTACGTATGACAGCCAGGGCAATTTATATGCAGGAGGTATTACATCAGGAGGTGGAACAGGCCAGTATCCGGTAACACCAGGAGCATACCAACTTACTTTTAGTGGAGGTACTTCAGAAGAGCCTATAGGGTTGCCGAGCGATATTACCATTAGCAAATACCGCAGCGATGGCAAGGAGCTTTTATATGCTACTTATTTAGGAGGGCAATTAAATGAAGCCCCGCATAGTTTAATTGTTGACAATAATGACAACCTTGTTATTATGGGCACTACAAAGTCTGATGATTACCCTGTTAGTGCAAAGGCTTATAACAGTATTCATCAAGGCAAGTCGGATATTATAGTTACCAAACTATCAAAGAATGGAGATTCATTACTTGCTTCAACGTATATTGGTGGAAGTGAAAACGATGGTTTAAATAGTAAAGGTACCGCATTACACAAATTTTATGCTGATGATTTTAGGGGCGATGTAATAGTTGACAAAGAGCATAATATTATAGTAGGCAGTTGTTCACGCTCAACTGATTTCCCTATAACTACCAATTCATTTGGAGGCAGTGTTATACCTAACTTTTTAAAAGGTGTTGTATTTAAACTTGACAGTGATTGCAGTAAACTTCTTTTTAGTTCTGCTTTTCAAGGATTCAGCCACAATGCTGTTCATAGTGTTGACTTAAATACGAATGGTGATATTTTTATAGCGGGTGGAACTACTGAGGACATGAGTATAACTACTGCTAAAAATGCTTATAATGGAGGAATTGCAGATGGTTTTTTTGCCAAAATAAAAAAAGATGGAACCCAAATACTCAATGCCCGATATTTTGGAACAGAAAAATATGATCAAATATTTGGTTTAGAATTAGACCTTGATGAAAACATATACATAGTGGGGCATACTGATGGTGTACTCAGTACCGTTGGAAATGTTTACTTTACTCCCAATGGAAAACAATTTATTGCTAAAATAAGCAACGACTTTTCCAATATTAATTTTTTAAGCAAATTTGGTTCTGATAGAAACACCATTGACTTAACCATCAATGCTTTTTTATTGGACGATTGCGGAAGATTATACATGAGCGGCTGGGGAGGTGTAAACGATGTTGGCAATACAAACGGACTTCCCGTTACCAGCGATGCTTACAAAAAGAATACTGATAACAGGGACTTCTATATTATTGTATTGGGGCTAAACGCACAAAAACTATTATATGCTACTTTTTTTGGTGGAGACCTTACTGGTGACCACGTAGATGGGGGAACCAGCAGATTCGACAAAAAAGGATATATTTATCAGTCAGTTTGTGCCAGCTGCCCGGATGTCGGAGGAACCATAAGTGATTTTCCTACCAGTTCCGATGCTGTATTTAAAACCAATGTGAGCCCACGCTGCAGCAATGCTGCTTTTAAAATGCAGTTTAGTTTTAAACAAGTGCAAATAGGCTTTACCATTGATACTTGCGCTGCCAGTATAAAATTTAACTGCTTAACAGAAAACGTTTTTTCTTATTTTTGGCAATTTCCCAATGGGGAAACAAGCACTGAACAAAACCCCATTCTGCCTATTGATAAAGTAAACAATAAAGACATTAGCCTAACAATTAACCGTTTAACCTCGTGTGCTGATTCTACAAAAATTACTGTTGCCTATACCGAAGACATTAAAAAGGTAAAAACCGCTAATGCTTTTACACCAAACAATGATGGGCTAAACGATTATTTTTTACTGGATGGATTAACCGCTCCTTGCGATGAAGCCGAAGTAACCATATACAACAGGTGGGGGCAAGAAATGTACAAGAGTTCCAGTGCAAATTTTAAATGGGACGGAAAAGATAGCAACGGAACAAATGCCACCGATGGTGTTTATTTTTATATTGCCAGTTTCAAAAAACTGAACAACACAAAAAAAGAACTACACGGCACTGTTACCTTATTACGCTAA